In Bubalus bubalis isolate 160015118507 breed Murrah chromosome 3, NDDB_SH_1, whole genome shotgun sequence, a genomic segment contains:
- the DYNLL2 gene encoding dynein light chain 2, cytoplasmic — MSDRKAVIKNADMSEDMQQDAVDCATQAMEKYNIEKDIAAYIKKEFDKKYNPTWHCIVGRNFGSYVTHETKHFIYFYLGQVAILLFKSG; from the exons ATGTCTGACcggaaggcagtgatcaagaatgCAGACATGTCTGAGGACATGCAACAAGATGCCGTTGACTGTGCCACACAGGCTATGGAGAAGTACAACATAGAGAAGGACATTGCTGCCTATATCAAGAAG gAATTTGACAAGAAATATAACCCTACCTGGCACTGTATCGTGGGCCGAAATTTTGGCAGCTACGTTACACATGAGACAAAGCACTTCATCTATTTTTACTTGGGTCAAGTTGCAATCCTCCTCTTCAAGTCAGGCTAG